In Cucurbita pepo subsp. pepo cultivar mu-cu-16 chromosome LG04, ASM280686v2, whole genome shotgun sequence, the following are encoded in one genomic region:
- the LOC111792935 gene encoding B-box domain protein 30-like, whose translation MCKGVEQEAPPQPAVERRRRIDKTTAAGGGGEPVACELCGSRASMYCQADEAYLCGKCDKSVHSANFLAQRHVRCLLCSTCQSHTQRYLLGASMEMEILLPSIVRGLVERNYRNYPCHPRDFEDNLVTRCLFL comes from the coding sequence ATGTGCAAAGGAGTAGAGCAAGAAGCACCACCCCAACCCGCCGTCGAGCGGCGGCGGAGAATCGACAAGACGACGGCTGCGGGCGGGGGAGGCGAGCCAGTGGCGTGCGAGCTCTGCGGTTCGAGGGCGTCGATGTACTGCCAAGCCGACGAAGCGTATCTGTGCGGAAAGTGCGACAAGTCGGTTCATAGCGCTAATTTCTTAGCGCAGCGGCACGTGCGGTGCCTTCTGTGCAGCACGTGCCAGAGCCATACGCAGAGATATCTGTTGGGAGCTTCCATGGAAATGGAGATCCTGCTTCCTAGTATTGTGAGAGGTTTGGTGGAGAGGAATTACCGAAATTATCCCTGTCATCCACGTGATTTTGAGGACAATTTGGTAACTCGCTGCTTGTTTCTTTGA
- the LOC111793820 gene encoding peroxisome biogenesis protein 22-like, whose protein sequence is MAEFSSKEALVRLIKRFGSNISVKLSSLFSILFQSRNLRSLSAIAGFALAVIFSWKMLKPPSEHHRRQRKRQTSAAGNSDIGTDSNSQLTTSATCSPSEDSGAQTVDNEFYRPLKPTLEQIVRQKLGGGRKVTCRLLGIILEENSSEELQDVNQATVRSSVVDVLLEITKHCDLYLMERVLDEESERKVIVALEDAGVFTSGDMIKDKVLFCSTESGRRSFVRQLEPDWHIDSDPEIVSQLARYIKCQLHITEVKPDRTASNVFTSASLEQFFQYT, encoded by the exons ATGGCGgaattttcttcaaaagagGCGCTCGTTCGGCTGATCAAGCGGTTTGGGAGTAATATAAGCGTCAAGCTATCCAGTTTATTCTCGATATTGTTTCAAAGCCGA AATCTGCGGTCTCTTAGTGCTATTGCGGGCTTTGCTCTGGCTGTAATCTTCTCATGGAAAATGTTAAAACCACCTAGTGAACATCACAGAAGGCAACGGAAAAGGCAAACTTCTGCAGCAGGCAACTCTGACATTGGCACCGATTCAAATTCCCAATTGACTACTTCTGCAACTTGTTCTCCATCAGAGGATTCAGGTGCACAAACTGTTGACAATGAATTTTACCGGCCATTGAAG CCAACTTTGGAGCAAATTGTTAGACAGAAGCTAGGTGGCGGAAGAAAG GTAACTTGCCGTCTACTTGGAATCATTTTGGAGGAAAACAGTTCAGAAGAGCTGCAAGATGTG AATCAAGCAACTGTGAGGTCCTCTGTCGTGGATGTGCTTTTAGAGATCACAAAACATTGTGATCTCTATTTGATGGAAAGAGTTCTGGATGAGGAAAGCGAG AGAAAGGTTATTGTGGCTCTGGAAGATGCTGGTGTCTTCACATCAGGTGACATGATCAAGGATAAG GTTCTCTTCTGTAGCACAGAAAGTGGGCGGAGGTCTTTCGTTCGACAACTAGAACCTGATTGGCATATTGACTCGGATCCTGAAATCGTTTCTCAACTTGCG AGATACATCAAGTGTCAGCTTCACATAACTGAAGTTAAGCCTGACCGGACAGCCTCCAATGTTTTTACCTCGGCATCACTGGAGCAGTTCTTTCAATACACATGA